From the Sandaracinaceae bacterium genome, one window contains:
- a CDS encoding tyrosine-type recombinase/integrase: protein MGEVRDRMEQDLFLRGVAANTRETYLRYAKQFVAFHRRDPRQLDTEEVRAWVMHLRRAGRAPRSINVALSALRFLFGVTLRRPEVMHPLRRVVEHDKQPAILSGSEVQRLLDAIERPRDRALVMLLYGSGLRISEALSLTIADVDSRRGVLTIRHTKGRRDRIVPLPAVTLEALREWMRQRRHRSEGLFPGRKGRASLTREAVHKLLRLAAARAGLTKRVYPHLLRHSFATHLLELGADLRSVQILLGHRSILSTTRYTHLSEARRQSLVNPLAVLGTPDGARLA from the coding sequence ATGGGCGAAGTACGAGACCGAATGGAGCAGGACCTGTTCCTGCGCGGTGTGGCCGCGAACACACGGGAGACCTACCTGCGGTACGCGAAGCAGTTCGTGGCCTTCCACAGGCGCGACCCCCGCCAACTGGACACGGAGGAGGTGCGCGCATGGGTGATGCACCTTCGACGAGCGGGCCGGGCTCCGCGGAGCATCAACGTGGCGCTGAGCGCGCTGCGCTTTCTCTTCGGGGTGACGTTGCGTCGCCCCGAAGTCATGCACCCGCTCCGTCGCGTGGTGGAGCACGACAAGCAGCCCGCCATCCTCTCCGGGAGCGAGGTCCAGCGGCTGCTCGACGCCATCGAGCGCCCTCGCGACCGTGCCCTCGTCATGCTCCTCTACGGCTCGGGGCTGCGCATCTCCGAGGCGCTGTCGCTGACGATAGCCGACGTCGACTCGCGACGCGGTGTGCTGACCATCCGACACACCAAGGGGCGTCGCGATCGCATCGTGCCGCTGCCGGCCGTCACGCTCGAGGCGCTGCGAGAGTGGATGCGTCAGCGTCGACACCGGAGCGAGGGCCTGTTTCCAGGGCGCAAGGGTCGAGCGTCGCTGACGCGCGAGGCGGTGCACAAGCTGCTGCGGCTCGCGGCCGCGCGAGCAGGTCTGACCAAGCGGGTCTATCCGCACCTGCTGCGTCACAGCTTTGCGACGCACTTGCTCGAGCTCGGCGCGGACCTCCGCTCCGTGCAGATCCTGCTGGGCCACCGCTCCATCTTGAGCACCACCCGCTACACGCACTTGTCCGAAGCGCGCCGGCAGTCACTCGTGAATCCGTTGGCCGTGCTCGGGACACCAGACGGGGCACGACTCGCGTAG
- a CDS encoding transposase: protein MAHEHGSMSRREPGLSVGALARAHGERVRAEHVLSPEQHQVLRAIERCRTAALGGHLHKCPGCDYEQPRYNSCRNRHCPGCQSLSQLRWLEARRERILDVGYFHVVFTIPEPLRALFARERRVMYGLLMEAARRSLLTMAADPKRLGALPAITLVLHTWTRELLYHPHVHAVVSAGGYDLAAQRWIPVRRNGRYLFPVRALAKLVRGAVREAILPALDAGTLVLPPHEVEPVRRALFETRWHVYAKAPFAGAQQVFAYLGRYTHRVGISNARLMSYDGEAVTFATKDGLTCPPRGGLPRSPPPPHLAQGLPQDPSRRPRLHQPRSLGNPRSRTDHSRQRLRLGTRGRDR, encoded by the coding sequence ATGGCGCACGAGCACGGGTCGATGTCCCGGCGCGAGCCTGGGCTGAGTGTGGGTGCGCTCGCGCGCGCACACGGAGAGCGAGTGCGCGCGGAGCACGTGCTGAGTCCCGAGCAGCACCAGGTGCTGCGGGCCATCGAGCGCTGTCGGACGGCGGCGCTCGGCGGGCATCTGCACAAGTGTCCTGGCTGCGACTACGAGCAGCCTCGCTACAACTCCTGCCGCAATCGGCACTGCCCCGGGTGCCAGAGCTTGTCGCAGCTGCGGTGGCTCGAGGCGCGGCGTGAGCGCATCCTCGACGTGGGCTACTTCCACGTCGTCTTCACCATCCCCGAGCCTCTGCGCGCGCTGTTCGCGCGCGAGCGCCGGGTCATGTACGGGCTCCTGATGGAGGCGGCGCGCCGCAGCCTGCTCACGATGGCGGCCGACCCGAAGCGGCTCGGTGCGCTGCCCGCCATCACGCTGGTGCTTCACACGTGGACCCGCGAGTTGCTCTACCATCCTCACGTGCACGCGGTGGTCAGCGCCGGCGGCTACGACCTCGCGGCGCAGCGGTGGATCCCCGTGCGCCGCAACGGCCGGTACCTCTTCCCCGTGAGGGCTCTCGCAAAGCTCGTTCGAGGCGCGGTGCGCGAGGCCATCCTGCCGGCACTCGACGCGGGCACGCTCGTGTTGCCGCCTCACGAGGTGGAGCCCGTGCGACGCGCGCTCTTCGAGACGAGGTGGCACGTCTACGCGAAGGCCCCGTTCGCTGGAGCGCAGCAGGTGTTCGCGTACCTCGGGCGGTACACGCACCGCGTCGGCATCTCGAACGCGCGCCTCATGAGCTACGACGGCGAGGCCGTGACCTTCGCCACCAAGGACGGCCTCACCTGCCCTCCACGCGGTGGACTTCCTCGCTCGCCTCCTCCGCCACACCTTGCCCAGGGGCTTCCACAAGATCCGTCACGCCGGCCTCGTCTCCACCAGCCACGTTCGCTCGGGAACCCTCGCTCGCGCACAGACCACTCTCGGCAACGCCTCCGCCTCGGCACCCGTGGTCGAGACCGGTGA